TCTCGACCCCTAACGTTTCTGTTAGGAGCTCTTCTTGATGGCCGTGGTCCTCAGAGGTGCCAAGCTGCACAAGTTATGTTGACATAGTTGCTCTCACAGCATGGACTGCACCAGTGGAAGAGATTGCTCGTTTCTCTTTTCCTGGCAAAGCATCAACTTAGAGCGTAGGCGTGTGGAGCGAGCAAGCTCTCCATCTATCTTCTGCTAGTGTAGGTATCATCTCAACATCGTCATGTTGTGCGATGAGAGGCTGATGGTGTTCAAGATTAGGCCAAGCTGTAGTGTAGCACACAGGACAATTGCCAGATGAGCATTGGGCTGGTGGGGGCACTGGGACCCGGCCACGGCGTAGGTAGTACAGCACTGCAATGAAGTCGGTAGTTAAGCTTTTTAATCTTGCTCCTCGGGGCTAGCAGCAGCGACGTAGtgctgttcctggagagagagggagggagagaaaaggctCATTGTTCGAACTGTTGTACATGCCAGCGGCACAAGCTCTTGATTAGCTCTCACAGTTTGTCTGCACCGCTGGAATTATGGGATTTAGTTGAGGGCTGATTGAGGGCTGTAATGGGACCATTCTGTGCATTGGCCTGTTTAATTGTTTTCAGCCTGTTCCCTGTTCAGAGTTCTCCAGACAGTTTGTCTGGTAGTTTGTGAAACATCATGATCAAAACTTCTGCGTTTTGTTTGCGGTCGCTCGTCACCAACAGAATTTTGTCTTATTGACGCCCCTTTTCATCCAGTACATTTTATCTTGACACCCTGTTTTTTTGTTCAGTACGTTTATTCACTCATTTATTCAATCTCTATCCCTGTCACTCTCCCTGTGTCTGCAGGACAATGTGTTGAACGTTATCAACCAGATCATGGATGAATGTATCCCTGGCGACAGAGCCAACAGAGACTTCTGTGTCAAGTTCCCAGAGGAGATTCGCCATGACAACCTGGCTGGACAGCTGTGGTTTGGAGCTGAGGTACTGTATCCCCTCCAGTATCATCtcacatcacattaacaacacGTACTCTGCATGAATGTTGGTCTGCTTGACACTATAGGCATTCATCATTTACAGTCATGTTTCCTATCTGTTTTCACAATGTAATGGTCAGCTGGATCATTGTATAACTCATTATTCCTTGTGTTAGCCACTTGTGCATAGACAAGTTTGTCTTGACGAAAAATATACAATATTTGAACGAGACTACCCTGGATCAAGAAGGGTTAAATAACACGAGTCATTCCCTTCTCTCGCCATCTTTACGTGTAGTGTCTGGCTGCAGGCTCCATCATCatgaacagggagatagagagcatGGCCATGAGGCCTCTCGCCAAGGACCTGACCCATAGTCTGGAGGAGGTCCGCAACATCACGCGAGACCAGGCCCTCCGAGACCTCAACTTCTACACCGACCGCATGAGGGACACGCTGCGCCACTTCGACAGCCTCTTTGCGGAGTTTGAGCTCAGGTAGCTACAGGACATCAGCATCTTACACTATTGGACATCATCAACATATTTGACTATGCATTTGAATGTATTTTTCCCTCTCTGTCAGCTATGTATCAGCCATGGTGCCTGTGAAGTCTCCCAAAGAATACTATGTTCAGCAGGATGTGATTGTGCTCTTCTGTGAGACTGTGGAGAGGTGAGTTGtatgaggtgggggagagagagacaaaccatGTCACGGGGAATAGCAATGGGACAGTGTGAAGGCTGGGTCTGAGTTTTTAGGTTTGTAACGTTAGTTGGTACTCCGATGACAGTCGAGTGGTTTTGCAAGTTTCAGACATGGTACTCCATGCATGCAGGTTTTATCAAAAATGTCAAGTGGTTGTCCAATATTATTTCACAGCCTCACGTCTTTGTTGTGTTTTGTCTTAGGGCGCTCAAGCTGGGCTATCTCAGCCAAGACATGATCGATGACTATGAACCCGCTCTGATGTTTACAATCCCCAGACTAGCCATTGTGTGGTAAGTGTTGATTTCTCTGACTCCTCTTGTTCGTCTTCTAGAAGTCTCTGATACTAATAACATGTTGTAATCCCCCGGTCTCTCCCTCAGTGGTCTGGTGGTGTACGGTGAAGGTCCACTCAACCTGGATAGGAAACCAGGGGACATGTCTGAGCTCTTCCGGCCCTTCCGTACTTTACTGAAGAAGATCAGGTATTGTTAAGAGGATGCGCGTATAGATTGTCCTCTGTATTTAATCATAGGTAGAAAATAGCTCTGAACCATCACGACAATCTTGTGAATATAATTCGACTTTGCCAAACAGTCTAAAAATCATGGGCCAGTATCATACTCATTGCGTGATTATTTTAGGCTGGGCGTTTAAGTATCTTATTAAGCTTGTGTTATTCCCATAGGGACCTGCTCCAGACCCTGTCAGAGGAGGAGTTGTTGACACTGGAGCGGAGCCTCTGTATCTCTCAGGACGGGTTCCCCCTAGTCCCCGAGGTTCCCCCTACCCCAGACCCCCTCTCATCCAGTAGCCCCACCGGTTACATCCCGGAGGAGCCGACTGAGAGCGAGCAACAGGAGGTGCTGTCTCTTTGCATCTCCCACATCCAGGATGAGGAGGACaggcagtgggaggaggtggacagggggggagaggaggagcggggtggTCTGTGTGAGGAGGCGGAGGAGGCGGACCAGGCCTGCTCCATGCAATATGATGAGGAGGAGATTGAACAGCTCAACATGATGGTGCACCGCGTGGGGGACGAGATGTTCACGCTGCTGTCCCCTCCCAGCCAGGGCCAGTCCCCAGCCCACCGCCCCAACAGAGGGGGCTCTATCGGTGGCTCTAGCACCGAGGCCTCCCCCATCCGGGTGCTGGTGGGCCAGGGCAGGACAAGTCTCTACCACgaggaggaggacagagtctTCTTCATGGAGGACCTGGATGCAGGAGGGGACCTTGTGACCAGCAGTCGTCTAACCTCACCTTCTAACCTCGCCCCTCAGCCCTCTTCTCCTCAGCCCAGCAGGTCTGGCCCCCTTACCGACTCATCCAGGAATGGATGGCCCACTGAAGCCCAGTCAGATCTGTCCCAGCAGCCCCACAGCCATCCCTCACAGTGCCCCAGCACCAAGCGACCCGCTCCCAGCCCTGGCCGGGAGCCCCTGCCCTACACTAACGGCTGGGAGGTGGGCCTGGAGGGGGCGGAAACTGCTGAGGTCATCGCACACCGCATGGGAGGGATGAAGCTATCGGCCACCGTCATTTTCAACCCCCACTCCCCCAGCCTGACTGAGATGGCTGTGGACAAGCTGCTCTTGCCCcgacccctctcctcctcagagaCAGAGCCATGCGCCCCCCTGGTGGCCACAAACTGCCTGCTCAACTCCTGTGTCTGCTGCGGCAGCTGTGAGGTCGGCCATGATGACACCCTCACCATGGACACCACAGGGCTGGGAATGGGCCTGGGGTTGGACCAACACTGCAAGCCCCACAGCTCTGTCATCCAGTCCTCTGCCTGCCGCCTAGCTTCCTCAGGACACGACCTACATGGGAAAGGGGACTCTCCCCCCTCTCGCTGCGCCTCAGAGCCAGCTCCAGGGGTGGAGGA
This sequence is a window from Oncorhynchus gorbuscha isolate QuinsamMale2020 ecotype Even-year linkage group LG17, OgorEven_v1.0, whole genome shotgun sequence. Protein-coding genes within it:
- the LOC124001779 gene encoding lateral signaling target protein 2 homolog isoform X1 → MNRFRKWLYKPKRTDPQLLAQFYYADEELNQVATELDSLDGRKEPQRCTLLVNQFRSCQDNVLNVINQIMDECIPGDRANRDFCVKFPEEIRHDNLAGQLWFGAECLAAGSIIMNREIESMAMRPLAKDLTHSLEEVRNITRDQALRDLNFYTDRMRDTLRHFDSLFAEFELSYVSAMVPVKSPKEYYVQQDVIVLFCETVERALKLGYLSQDMIDDYEPALMFTIPRLAIVCGLVVYGEGPLNLDRKPGDMSELFRPFRTLLKKIRDLLQTLSEEELLTLERSLCISQDGFPLVPEVPPTPDPLSSSSPTGYIPEEPTESEQQEVLSLCISHIQDEEDRQWEEVDRGGEEERGGLCEEAEEADQACSMQYDEEEIEQLNMMVHRVGDEMFTLLSPPSQGQSPAHRPNRGGSIGGSSTEASPIRVLVGQGRTSLYHEEEDRVFFMEDLDAGGDLVTSSRLTSPSNLAPQPSSPQPSRSGPLTDSSRNGWPTEAQSDLSQQPHSHPSQCPSTKRPAPSPGREPLPYTNGWEVGLEGAETAEVIAHRMGGMKLSATVIFNPHSPSLTEMAVDKLLLPRPLSSSETEPCAPLVATNCLLNSCVCCGSCEVGHDDTLTMDTTGLGMGLGLDQHCKPHSSVIQSSACRLASSGHDLHGKGDSPPSRCASEPAPGVEEGDQHCDKCLVVVAPAPQQCLGQNRSPIGVRGTPEPCSHQCRTVRRPQASGGRDRTGTREADSESKEVIKKNTSFFQDSPLSSVSSSDCESVSVTTCSLSSSAYTASPVSSLTTSSGTSEDLDHHEIQLALQAAKMAARNKIRSRFHSSSDLIHRLFVCISGVADQLQTNYAADLRSILKTLFEVMATSEQGDNDKEKACPRLRSAVLEDCSLCQETISSSELAAKALEGQFEDPPDWVPDEECDSCITCKAPFTVIRRKHHCRSCGKIFCSRCSSHSAPLPRYGQVKAVRVCTHCYMFHVTPFYSDKTGI
- the LOC124001779 gene encoding lateral signaling target protein 2 homolog isoform X2, with translation MNRFRKWLYKPKRTDPQLLAQFYYADEELNQVATELDSLDGRKEPQRCTLLVNQFRSCQDNVLNVINQIMDECIPGDRANRDFCVKFPEEIRHDNLAGQLWFGAECLAAGSIIMNREIESMAMRPLAKDLTHSLEEVRNITRDQALRDLNFYTDRMRDTLRHFDSLFAEFELSYVSAMVPVKSPKEYYVQQDVIVLFCETVERALKLGYLSQDMIDDYEPALMFTIPRLAIVCGLVVYGEGPLNLDRKPGDMSELFRPFRTLLKKIRDLLQTLSEEELLTLERSLCISQDGFPLVPEVPPTPDPLSSSSPTGYIPEEPTESEQQEVLSLCISHIQDEEDRQWEEVDRGGEEERGGLCEEAEEADQACSMQYDEEEIEQLNMMVHRVGDEMFTLLSPPSQGQSPAHRPNRGGSIGGSSTEASPIRVLVGQGRTSLYHEEEDRVFFMEDLDAGGDLVTSSRLTSPSNLAPQPSSPQPSRSGPLTDSSRNGWPTEAQSDLSQQPHSHPSQCPSTKRPAPSPGREPLPYTNGWEVGLEGAETAEVIAHRMGGMKLSATVIFNPHSPSLTEMAVDKLLLPRPLSSSETEPCAPLVATNCLLNSCVCCGSCEVGHDDTLTMDTTGLGMGLGLDQHCKPHSSVIQSSACRLASSGHDLHGKGDSPPSRCASEPAPGVEEGDQHCDKCLVVVAPAPQQCLGQNRSPIGVRGTPEPCSHQCRTVRRPQASGGRDRTGTREADSESKEVIKKNTSPVSSLTTSSGTSEDLDHHEIQLALQAAKMAARNKIRSRFHSSSDLIHRLFVCISGVADQLQTNYAADLRSILKTLFEVMATSEQGDNDKEKACPRLRSAVLEDCSLCQETISSSELAAKALEGQFEDPPDWVPDEECDSCITCKAPFTVIRRKHHCRSCGKIFCSRCSSHSAPLPRYGQVKAVRVCTHCYMFHVTPFYSDKTGI